In the genome of Candidatus Omnitrophota bacterium, the window ACTTAAGAAAGAGATAGATGAGACGGAGAAGATCATTAAGGACGTCACAGGGCAGACGACAAGGTATTTCAGGCCTCCCAAAGCCTGGCTTAACGATACGGAAAAACAAAAGATCAAGGAGATGGGATACGGGATCGTGCTGTGGTCCTTGAACTCCAAGGACTGGGTGACGTTCCACGATAAGCAGATCACCTCATATATTTCAAGGCATATCAGGCCGGGAGACATCATCCTGTTCCATGACAGCGGAGGGGTATTCAGCACCGAGGGAGGGGACCGCAGGCAGACCGTCAAGACCATCCCGCGGCTGGTAAGGAAACTGCAGGAAAAAGGCTACAAGTTCGTTACCATATCGGAATTATTAAGCGGCAAATTTTAGAATTTGTAGCAGCTTTTCAGCTGGAAAAAGTGGCCTTTTGGCGCGTTTTCGGTGAAGGCGTCGTAAAGATAACTGAAGTCAAAACTCATCCCCGAGAACTTCGTGTAGAATTCCGCCCCGACCGAAAGCGTCTGGCGGGCGCTGTCAGGCACCCTTACCCCATCCACACTCTTGTCCCGGCTTAGCATCCAGTTTACCGATGGCCCGAGCTTTATGTCTTTCGTGACGTTGTAGCCGAGAAGATATTGGAGATGCAGTTCGTCGCCGGGCGCGATGCTCTTGTCGTTCTCCAGCCTGAAAAAATATTTCACGGCGGCGTCCATGCTGAAATCTTTTACTGTCTTGTGGAAAAAGACGACGGGCCTTATGTCGACCTGGTGCGTGCCGTAATTGGTGCTCTTATCCGAAGCGTATTCCCCGGTAGGGATCTTCACGAAGAGCATCGGCAGGATATCGA includes:
- a CDS encoding polysaccharide deacetylase family protein; translated protein: MQKFKRYLGISAVFIIIAAAAITLFCVFFDQAVFVRKSTVFRVKTDEKVVALTFDDGPSPAWTPLILDELKKAGIKATFFMTGKHVEQYPGIAKRIVREGHEIENHGYDHKVMIYYKMDELKKEIDETEKIIKDVTGQTTRYFRPPKAWLNDTEKQKIKEMGYGIVLWSLNSKDWVTFHDKQITSYISRHIRPGDIILFHDSGGVFSTEGGDRRQTVKTIPRLVRKLQEKGYKFVTISELLSGKF
- a CDS encoding transporter; translation: MRLRILALAFSSIIIIPNTAAAVNFYDGVRAPKGLYFLTYSTVYAADKVTDSKGRTAIKDYDLLKVEELLRFCYYSPDFVFTALLPAGGVHVGSTDKDSFGLGDASIGGGWFLPVKEVDILPMLFVKIPTGEYASDKSTNYGTHQVDIRPVVFFHKTVKDFSMDAAVKYFFRLENDKSIAPGDELHLQYLLGYNVTKDIKLGPSVNWMLSRDKSVDGVRVPDSARQTLSVGAEFYTKFSGMSFDFSYLYDAFTENAPKGHFFQLKSCYKF